A genomic segment from Peribacillus sp. ACCC06369 encodes:
- a CDS encoding sulfonate ABC transporter substrate-binding protein, producing the protein MKKKRNLWLISIISIFMLILSGCGQEKNSSKSADAKETDRTIRIGYQKFGTLNILKSKGELETHLKELGYTVDWTEFPAGPQLLEALNVGSLDFGHTGEAPPIFAQAAKAPLVYIANQPANPSGEAIVVQKDSPIKNVKDLKGKKVGLNKGSNVHYLLVKALKEAGLTLDDITPVYLPPADARAAFEGNQIDAWVIWDPFLSAAELELETKTIRDGEGLVANREFFLATDSFSENKEALKIIKEELIKVDKWIEENPSDVAEFLSPEIGISVESLEKTLKRKEYGLEEISSTVLDDQQKIADTFFNLKLIPSKINILDASADVKKN; encoded by the coding sequence ATGAAGAAAAAACGAAATTTGTGGCTGATTTCCATTATTAGCATCTTCATGCTGATATTAAGTGGATGTGGGCAGGAAAAGAACAGTTCCAAAAGTGCTGACGCAAAAGAAACGGATAGGACCATTCGAATCGGTTATCAAAAATTCGGGACATTAAATATTTTAAAATCCAAAGGGGAGCTGGAAACACATTTAAAAGAATTGGGATATACCGTCGATTGGACTGAATTCCCTGCGGGACCTCAGCTACTTGAAGCCTTGAATGTCGGCAGCCTTGATTTTGGGCACACAGGGGAGGCGCCACCGATATTTGCACAGGCAGCCAAGGCTCCGCTTGTCTATATTGCTAATCAGCCCGCAAACCCTTCAGGAGAGGCTATAGTCGTGCAAAAGGATTCGCCCATTAAAAATGTGAAAGATTTAAAGGGAAAGAAGGTTGGTTTGAATAAAGGTTCCAATGTTCATTATCTATTGGTCAAAGCTTTAAAGGAAGCAGGTCTTACTCTTGATGATATTACTCCTGTCTACCTACCGCCGGCAGATGCGAGGGCCGCTTTTGAAGGAAACCAAATCGATGCCTGGGTAATATGGGATCCATTTTTATCAGCGGCCGAATTGGAACTAGAAACGAAAACGATCCGGGATGGAGAAGGACTAGTGGCGAATCGTGAATTCTTTTTGGCGACGGATTCATTTTCCGAGAACAAAGAGGCTTTGAAGATCATCAAAGAAGAACTGATAAAGGTTGATAAATGGATTGAAGAAAACCCAAGCGACGTCGCTGAATTTTTATCTCCAGAAATTGGGATTAGTGTGGAATCATTAGAAAAAACATTAAAAAGAAAAGAATATGGACTTGAGGAGATTTCCAGTACGGTTTTGGATGATCAACAAAAGATTGCCGATACATTTTTTAATCTTAAATTAATTCCAAGCAAGATTAATATTCTAGATGCATCTGCAGATGTTAAAAAAAATTAA
- the ssuD gene encoding FMNH2-dependent alkanesulfonate monooxygenase yields the protein MKVFWFLPSHGESRYLGSTKGGRAITLPYLKQIAQAVDHLGFEGALLPTGRSCEDAWVVGSSLISATERMKFLVAVRPGLMSPTLAARMASSFDRLSNGRLLINVVTGGDPVELAGDGVFLNHKERYGQTDEFLDIWRKEMTGDKVDFEGEHLKVEGGNILLPSVQKPYPPLYFGGSSDPAIDISGKHIDVYLTWGEPPEQVAEKIEKVRKKAAEYGREVRFGIRMHVIVRETEEEAWQAAKELIKYVDDEMIENSQKIFERFDSVGQKRMSKLHNGKRDSLEISPNLWAGVGLVRGGAGTALVGSAENVAARMKEYEEIGIESFVLSGYPHLEEAYRVAELLFPLLPVERLQVPISKATSPFGEILANDHYPTKGSENEDAEKVKQKIQ from the coding sequence ATGAAAGTATTTTGGTTTTTGCCATCACATGGAGAAAGTCGCTATTTAGGATCGACAAAGGGAGGGAGGGCGATTACACTCCCTTATTTAAAACAAATAGCACAGGCAGTCGATCATTTAGGTTTTGAAGGAGCGTTGCTTCCAACGGGGCGGTCTTGTGAGGATGCATGGGTAGTGGGTTCTTCATTGATTTCCGCAACGGAAAGAATGAAATTTTTAGTTGCGGTCAGACCTGGTTTAATGTCGCCGACCTTGGCTGCCAGGATGGCTTCAAGCTTCGACAGGTTGTCGAATGGCCGTCTATTAATCAATGTAGTAACTGGAGGGGACCCGGTCGAATTGGCAGGTGATGGCGTATTTCTGAATCATAAGGAACGATATGGACAAACAGATGAATTTCTTGATATCTGGAGAAAAGAAATGACTGGGGACAAAGTGGACTTTGAAGGGGAGCACTTAAAGGTTGAAGGCGGGAACATTCTGTTGCCATCTGTACAAAAACCGTACCCACCACTCTATTTTGGTGGTTCATCCGACCCTGCCATCGATATATCAGGAAAGCATATTGATGTGTACTTAACTTGGGGTGAGCCGCCGGAGCAAGTAGCTGAAAAAATTGAAAAGGTACGTAAAAAAGCTGCAGAGTATGGACGTGAGGTCAGGTTTGGCATACGGATGCATGTCATAGTGAGGGAAACGGAAGAAGAAGCATGGCAGGCAGCGAAGGAACTCATTAAATATGTGGATGACGAAATGATTGAAAATTCACAAAAGATTTTTGAAAGATTTGATTCAGTGGGCCAGAAGCGGATGTCGAAACTCCATAACGGAAAAAGGGATTCACTTGAAATCAGCCCTAACTTATGGGCAGGTGTTGGTCTTGTGCGCGGAGGCGCCGGTACGGCACTAGTCGGGAGTGCGGAAAATGTTGCTGCCAGAATGAAGGAATATGAAGAAATCGGTATAGAATCCTTTGTTTTATCTGGATACCCTCATCTGGAGGAAGCGTATCGTGTTGCGGAATTATTATTTCCTTTGCTACCTGTTGAACGGCTGCAAGTTCCCATTTCAAAAGCTACGAGCCCATTCGGTGAAATACTGGCTAATGACCACTACCCTACAAAAGGAAGTGAAAATGAAGATGCAGAAAAAGTTAAACAAAAAATTCAATAG
- the ssuC gene encoding aliphatic sulfonate ABC transporter permease SsuC, with protein sequence MKMQKKLNKKFNRFHLISWLVPILLLVTWQLLSLWGILSERILPAPTEVFQAGAALLGTGELIDYIGISAQRAFIGFLIGGIIGFVLGLLNGLSSIAETLFDTSLQMLRNIPHLALIPLVILWFGIEEEAKIFLVALGVLFPIYLNTFHGVKSVDKELIEAARVYGLSGFSLFWNVILPAAFPSILVGIRFSLGIMWVTLIVAETISANSGIGYMAMNAREFMRMDIVVLSILLYAILGKVSDVAAKIIEKRCLKWHPSYQ encoded by the coding sequence ATGAAGATGCAGAAAAAGTTAAACAAAAAATTCAATAGGTTTCACCTCATTTCATGGCTTGTACCCATACTGCTATTGGTAACTTGGCAGCTGCTGTCTTTGTGGGGAATTCTGTCGGAACGGATATTGCCTGCCCCGACTGAAGTGTTTCAAGCGGGTGCCGCTTTATTGGGGACAGGTGAACTTATTGATTATATCGGCATCAGTGCCCAGCGTGCCTTCATCGGCTTTTTAATAGGAGGGATTATAGGTTTTGTACTAGGTTTATTAAATGGATTATCGTCCATTGCTGAAACCTTATTCGATACCTCGCTTCAGATGTTGCGTAATATTCCGCATTTAGCTTTAATACCGCTGGTGATTCTATGGTTTGGTATAGAAGAAGAAGCGAAAATCTTCCTTGTCGCTTTAGGGGTTCTATTTCCCATCTATTTAAATACATTTCATGGAGTGAAATCGGTGGATAAGGAATTAATCGAAGCGGCAAGGGTTTATGGTTTAAGTGGTTTTTCTTTATTCTGGAATGTGATCCTACCTGCAGCCTTTCCATCCATTTTGGTGGGGATTCGCTTCTCCCTTGGAATCATGTGGGTCACATTAATTGTCGCAGAAACAATATCCGCTAATTCTGGAATTGGATATATGGCTATGAATGCACGGGAATTCATGAGGATGGATATTGTTGTTCTCAGTATTCTCTTATATGCAATATTAGGAAAAGTATCGGACGTTGCGGCCAAAATAATTGAAAAAAGATGCTTAAAGTGGCATCCGTCATACCAATGA
- a CDS encoding ATP-binding cassette domain-containing protein, translating into MKNGNSLELQGVRKGFGEFEVLKGMDLTFKKGEFVAIVGKSGCGKSTLLRLVAGLEKPTGGKILVNGKPLNGLNKSSRTMFQDGRLFPWKRILQNIGIGLKGDWKSNAMELLEQVGLADRANDWPSVLSGGQKQRVALARALVNQPDILLLDEPLGALDALTRIGMQRLIEELWRKRNFTALLVTHDVEEAVLLADRVILIEEGKVAMNKEINLPRPRKKDSIQYSSLAAQILNRVMQVEGERENKAIHA; encoded by the coding sequence ATGAAAAATGGAAATTCGTTGGAATTGCAGGGCGTAAGAAAGGGGTTTGGGGAGTTTGAAGTTTTAAAGGGAATGGATCTCACTTTTAAAAAAGGGGAATTCGTAGCCATTGTCGGTAAGAGTGGATGTGGAAAGAGCACCTTGCTGCGTCTTGTGGCAGGACTGGAAAAGCCGACGGGCGGGAAGATACTGGTGAATGGAAAACCATTGAATGGATTGAATAAATCGTCACGTACGATGTTTCAGGATGGAAGGCTTTTTCCTTGGAAAAGAATCCTTCAAAATATTGGTATCGGCTTAAAAGGGGATTGGAAGTCAAATGCTATGGAATTACTGGAGCAAGTGGGCCTTGCAGATCGAGCAAATGATTGGCCGTCCGTTTTATCTGGTGGGCAGAAGCAAAGGGTAGCCTTAGCGAGGGCATTGGTGAACCAACCTGACATTCTCCTCTTGGATGAGCCGTTAGGGGCATTGGATGCTTTGACGAGAATTGGCATGCAAAGGCTGATTGAAGAATTATGGAGGAAAAGGAATTTTACTGCCTTACTTGTTACACATGATGTTGAAGAAGCCGTACTGCTTGCCGACCGTGTCATATTAATTGAGGAAGGCAAAGTCGCCATGAATAAGGAAATCAATCTGCCGAGACCACGGAAAAAGGATAGCATTCAATATTCCTCACTAGCAGCCCAAATCCTTAACCGAGTCATGCAAGTTGAGGGGGAAAGGGAAAACAAAGCGATTCACGCTTAA
- a CDS encoding 50S ribosomal protein L25/general stress protein Ctc gives MSNILAAKERTDSKHSNLRNLRESGEIPAIVYGNKNDSTAISVNNIELQKTIKEIGRNGIISLDLEGTSYKVMLSDYQKDPIKNSIYHADFLIVDMSAQLQAQVRINLVGVCKGVKDGGVLQQSLHEVTVTAKPNDIPDSIDVDVTELQVGDTIYISDIQTNKQVTIDNDSEEVVASVLAPRQEEEISTGEQQDGGIPENEEGRETKASPES, from the coding sequence ATGAGTAATATATTAGCTGCAAAAGAACGTACGGATTCAAAACACTCTAATTTAAGGAATTTGAGGGAAAGCGGCGAAATCCCTGCGATTGTATATGGCAATAAAAATGACAGTACAGCCATTTCAGTCAATAATATTGAGCTTCAAAAGACAATCAAGGAAATAGGCCGTAATGGTATCATTTCTTTGGACTTGGAAGGAACGAGTTATAAAGTCATGCTCTCTGACTATCAAAAGGATCCTATAAAGAACTCCATTTATCATGCAGACTTTTTAATTGTAGATATGTCCGCTCAATTACAGGCACAAGTTCGCATTAACCTTGTCGGAGTTTGTAAAGGCGTGAAAGACGGTGGGGTCCTTCAGCAGTCTCTTCATGAAGTGACGGTTACGGCTAAACCGAATGACATTCCTGACTCCATCGATGTTGACGTTACCGAACTTCAGGTAGGGGATACAATCTACATATCTGATATCCAAACGAATAAGCAAGTTACAATCGACAACGATAGTGAGGAAGTAGTTGCATCTGTTTTGGCTCCTCGTCAGGAAGAGGAAATAAGTACAGGTGAACAGCAAGATGGCGGTATACCTGAAAATGAAGAGGGCAGGGAGACCAAGGCATCACCAGAGTCATGA
- the pth gene encoding aminoacyl-tRNA hydrolase yields MKIIVGLGNPGKQYEKTRHNVGFEVIDELSRKWSIPLDQAKHKGIYGVGMVKGEKVLLLKPLTYMNLSGESISAVMHFFKVEIADVVIIYDDLDLPPGKLRLRQKGSAGGHNGIKSSIAHLGTQEFNRIRIGIGRPIGRIPVPDYVLGRFSPEEWDHVGATIEKSAASCEAWMEKPFIQVMNEYNQ; encoded by the coding sequence ATGAAAATTATTGTAGGGTTAGGGAACCCAGGTAAACAATATGAAAAAACTCGGCATAACGTCGGCTTTGAAGTAATAGATGAGTTATCCAGAAAATGGTCAATTCCACTTGATCAAGCAAAACACAAGGGTATCTATGGTGTAGGAATGGTAAAGGGAGAAAAAGTTTTATTGCTTAAACCCTTAACTTACATGAATTTATCAGGAGAATCCATTTCGGCTGTTATGCATTTCTTTAAGGTGGAGATCGCGGATGTGGTCATTATATATGATGACCTTGATTTGCCTCCAGGGAAGCTTCGCCTGCGTCAAAAAGGAAGTGCAGGCGGTCATAATGGGATAAAATCTTCAATAGCTCATTTGGGTACGCAAGAATTCAATCGCATCAGAATAGGCATTGGCCGCCCGATTGGCCGTATTCCAGTACCTGATTATGTATTAGGACGTTTTTCGCCTGAAGAATGGGATCATGTAGGGGCAACGATCGAAAAAAGCGCGGCTTCTTGTGAAGCTTGGATGGAAAAACCATTTATACAGGTCATGAACGAATATAACCAATAA
- a CDS encoding anti-sigma-F factor Fin family protein — MALHYRCRHCGTKLGSIEAHSLSTEQLGFNQLTDEERQEMIVYDSEGDMHVRAICEDCHESLQRNPELYENDYIIH; from the coding sequence ATGGCTCTCCATTATCGATGCCGACATTGCGGAACTAAGCTGGGCTCAATCGAGGCACACTCACTGAGTACGGAGCAGTTAGGTTTTAATCAACTTACCGATGAAGAGCGACAAGAGATGATCGTTTATGATTCTGAAGGGGATATGCATGTAAGGGCGATATGTGAAGATTGTCATGAATCGCTGCAAAGGAACCCTGAATTATATGAAAACGATTATATTATTCATTAG
- the mfd gene encoding transcription-repair coupling factor — MNGLQNLFSKQDDVHSLIAGIDEGLKEQIVSGLTGSSRSLLLASVYEKTNRPILLVTHNLLQAQKFHEDLSSFIPEEELYIYPANELIAADLSVASPELRAQRVEALNFWAEGKKGIVIAPIPGVRRVLPSKDIWKRHQLTFNLGEDIELEPTLNKFIAMGYNRSEMVASPGEFSIRGGIIDIYPITEPNPIRIELFDTEIDSIRTFSSEDQRSIEKLKKVMIGPVSEALLETEHIERIITRLESGLSKSLKKLKDEKTKEQLVQTISYELEQLKMGNKPDQIFKYLSLAYEDPASLIDYLPVNGLVFLDEISRIQEINDSLEKEEAGWYTDLLSQGQIIHDVKLAHPMQELIMKSSRPFIYLSLFLRHVPHTNPQNILNFASKQMQNFHGQMNVFKAELERWKKGKYTVVILGQDEERVKKLHSVLADYDIEATELFDANSILPGKVQILRGSLNSGFELPMQKFSIITETELFNKKSKKSIRRQKLSNAERIKSYSELKIGDYVVHVNHGIGKYLGIETLTINGVHKDYLHIRYQADDKLYVPVDQIDLVQKYVGSEGKEPKLYKLGGTEWKRVKSKVQSSVENIADDLIKLYAEREAAKGYAFSPDGDMQRDFETSFAYNETEDQLRSIVEIKKDMERERPMDRLLCGDVGYGKTEVAIRAAFKAIMDGKQVAFLVPTTILAQQHYETLRERFQDYPISIGHMSRFRTKKQQTETIKGLKAGTVDIVVGTHRILSKDIVYRDLGLLIIDEEQRFGVTHKEKIKRLKTNVDVLTLTATPIPRTLHMSMLGVRDLSVIETPPENRFPIQTYVMEYNGSLVTEAIERELARDGQVYFLYNRVEDIARKAEEISMLVPDARVTFAHGQMTEQELEAVMFGFLEGEYDVLVSTTIIETGVDIPNVNTLIVNEADRMGLSQLYQLRGRVGRSNRVAYAFFTYRKDKVLTEVAEKRLQSIKEFTELGSGFKIAMRDLSIRGAGNILGAQQHGFIDSVGFDLYSQMLKEAVDAKRNDQPTEEKNTLEIDVEVDAYIPDPYIMDGHQKIEMYKRFRGITSLEEVEELQDEMLDRFGEYPEEVAYLFMIAEMKVYAEKAGIESIKQLKQEISILLREKVSSDVDGQKVFELGSKYGRMVGFGMDGNRMKLVLHIKGVEQSKWLNILFEMAKGLQHVKKETQATKN; from the coding sequence ATGAATGGATTGCAAAACTTGTTCTCCAAACAAGATGATGTTCATTCGTTAATCGCCGGCATTGATGAAGGACTTAAGGAACAAATAGTCTCTGGTCTGACAGGTTCCTCGAGATCACTATTGCTGGCTTCCGTATATGAAAAAACGAATAGGCCGATTTTATTAGTTACCCATAATTTATTGCAAGCACAAAAATTCCATGAGGATTTATCCAGTTTCATTCCCGAGGAAGAATTATATATATATCCCGCCAATGAATTGATTGCGGCCGATTTGAGTGTGGCTAGTCCGGAATTAAGGGCCCAACGAGTAGAGGCATTAAACTTTTGGGCTGAGGGAAAGAAAGGGATTGTCATTGCGCCAATTCCCGGGGTCCGTCGTGTGCTTCCTTCTAAAGATATTTGGAAGAGGCATCAGCTTACGTTTAATTTAGGGGAAGACATCGAGCTCGAACCAACACTGAATAAATTCATTGCTATGGGTTATAACCGGTCTGAAATGGTTGCTTCACCAGGTGAATTCAGTATCCGTGGCGGTATAATCGATATTTATCCGATCACGGAACCTAATCCAATACGAATAGAGTTATTCGATACCGAAATAGATTCAATAAGGACTTTTTCAAGCGAAGATCAGCGATCCATCGAAAAACTCAAGAAAGTGATGATTGGTCCCGTCAGTGAGGCCTTGCTAGAGACAGAGCATATCGAAAGAATCATAACAAGGCTCGAGAGCGGATTAAGTAAAAGCTTGAAGAAACTTAAAGATGAGAAAACAAAGGAACAACTGGTTCAAACGATCAGCTATGAACTAGAACAGCTGAAAATGGGAAATAAACCCGACCAAATCTTTAAATACTTAAGTTTGGCTTATGAAGATCCAGCTAGTTTAATAGATTATTTACCGGTAAACGGTTTGGTTTTCTTAGATGAGATCAGTAGAATCCAGGAAATCAATGATTCATTGGAAAAGGAAGAGGCTGGTTGGTACACAGACCTTTTAAGTCAGGGACAGATTATCCATGACGTAAAATTGGCTCATCCCATGCAGGAATTAATAATGAAATCCAGCAGGCCGTTTATATATCTTTCATTGTTTTTACGGCATGTACCGCATACGAATCCTCAGAATATCCTGAATTTTGCCAGTAAACAAATGCAAAATTTCCATGGACAGATGAATGTGTTCAAAGCTGAACTGGAACGTTGGAAAAAAGGGAAATATACAGTCGTCATACTTGGACAGGATGAAGAACGGGTAAAAAAGCTGCATTCGGTTTTAGCCGATTATGATATAGAGGCCACAGAACTGTTTGATGCGAACAGCATTCTTCCAGGTAAAGTACAGATTTTACGAGGCAGCCTTAATAGCGGCTTTGAATTACCCATGCAGAAATTCAGTATCATTACGGAAACGGAATTGTTTAATAAGAAATCAAAGAAATCGATACGGAGACAGAAACTATCGAATGCGGAGCGAATCAAGAGTTATTCCGAACTGAAGATCGGTGACTATGTCGTTCATGTTAACCATGGTATCGGTAAATATTTGGGAATTGAAACCCTTACGATAAATGGGGTCCATAAAGATTACCTACATATTCGTTATCAAGCGGATGACAAATTGTATGTTCCTGTCGACCAAATAGATCTTGTGCAAAAATATGTCGGTTCTGAAGGGAAAGAACCGAAGCTTTATAAGCTAGGTGGAACGGAATGGAAACGTGTCAAAAGTAAAGTTCAATCATCCGTTGAGAACATTGCTGATGATTTAATCAAGTTATACGCAGAAAGGGAAGCGGCCAAGGGCTATGCCTTTTCACCTGATGGTGATATGCAGAGAGATTTCGAAACATCATTCGCTTATAACGAAACGGAGGATCAATTACGTTCTATAGTCGAAATCAAAAAGGATATGGAACGGGAACGGCCGATGGATCGTTTATTATGCGGAGATGTTGGATATGGAAAGACAGAGGTAGCCATCCGTGCCGCTTTTAAAGCCATAATGGATGGCAAGCAGGTTGCATTTCTTGTTCCGACCACCATCCTCGCCCAGCAGCATTATGAAACACTAAGGGAGCGTTTTCAGGATTATCCCATTTCGATTGGTCATATGAGCCGTTTCCGGACGAAAAAACAGCAAACGGAGACGATTAAAGGATTGAAGGCCGGCACGGTTGATATTGTGGTTGGCACGCACAGGATTTTATCCAAAGATATAGTGTATCGCGATTTGGGTTTGCTTATCATTGACGAAGAACAGCGTTTTGGCGTTACACATAAGGAGAAGATCAAACGCTTAAAAACTAATGTGGATGTACTGACTTTGACTGCGACACCGATTCCGAGGACCCTTCATATGTCCATGTTGGGCGTGAGGGATCTGTCCGTCATCGAAACACCGCCTGAGAACCGGTTCCCGATCCAAACTTATGTCATGGAGTATAATGGCTCGTTGGTAACGGAAGCGATAGAACGGGAATTGGCCAGGGATGGTCAGGTTTATTTCCTTTACAATCGGGTAGAGGATATAGCAAGAAAAGCAGAAGAAATTTCCATGCTGGTGCCCGATGCCCGAGTCACCTTTGCTCATGGGCAAATGACAGAGCAAGAGCTGGAAGCGGTTATGTTCGGCTTTTTGGAAGGCGAATATGATGTTTTGGTAAGTACTACCATTATAGAGACGGGTGTTGATATCCCGAATGTCAATACGCTTATAGTGAATGAAGCGGATAGAATGGGACTTTCACAGCTCTATCAGCTACGTGGCCGTGTAGGGCGATCCAATCGGGTTGCATATGCATTCTTTACTTATAGGAAAGATAAAGTGTTGACGGAAGTGGCGGAAAAACGTCTTCAATCCATTAAGGAATTTACAGAGTTGGGTTCAGGATTCAAAATCGCGATGCGTGATTTATCCATCAGGGGAGCTGGAAATATTCTAGGGGCTCAACAACATGGCTTCATCGATTCAGTTGGTTTTGATTTGTACTCACAAATGTTGAAAGAAGCAGTTGACGCGAAACGTAATGACCAGCCAACCGAAGAAAAGAACACCCTTGAAATTGACGTTGAAGTGGATGCTTATATCCCTGATCCCTACATAATGGATGGACATCAGAAAATAGAAATGTATAAAAGGTTCAGAGGCATTACTTCTCTTGAAGAAGTGGAAGAATTACAAGATGAAATGCTCGATCGTTTCGGAGAGTATCCAGAAGAAGTAGCCTATTTATTCATGATTGCCGAAATGAAGGTATATGCTGAAAAGGCTGGAATTGAAAGCATTAAACAATTGAAGCAGGAAATCAGCATTCTCCTCAGGGAAAAGGTAAGCAGCGATGTGGATGGACAAAAGGTGTTTGAGCTGGGGTCAAAGTATGGCCGTATGGTCGGCTTCGGCATGGATGGAAATCGAATGAAGCTAGTCCTGCACATAAAAGGTGTAGAACAAAGCAAATGGCTTAACATACTATTTGAGATGGCCAAGGGTTTACAGCATGTAAAAAAAGAGACTCAAGCCACAAAAAACTGA
- the spoVT gene encoding stage V sporulation protein T, which yields MKATGIVRRIDDLGRVVIPKEIRRTLRIREGDPLEIFVDRDGEVILKKYSPISELGDFAREYAEALYDSLGNPVMICDRDTYIAVAGGSKKEYLNKSVSELVEKIMEERNPVLESPNGQISFVDSNDEEVQSYTAAPIIASGDPIGAVLIFSKEGTLGEVEQKSVETAASFLARQMEQ from the coding sequence ATGAAAGCAACTGGTATCGTTCGCCGAATTGATGATTTAGGAAGAGTCGTCATCCCGAAAGAAATTCGAAGGACCCTCCGTATTCGTGAAGGGGATCCTTTGGAAATCTTTGTGGATAGAGATGGAGAAGTAATCTTAAAGAAATACTCTCCTATTAGTGAATTAGGCGATTTTGCAAGAGAATATGCAGAAGCACTTTATGATAGCCTTGGAAATCCAGTTATGATTTGTGACAGGGATACTTACATTGCAGTGGCAGGCGGCTCCAAAAAAGAATACTTAAATAAAAGCGTTAGTGAACTAGTGGAAAAAATCATGGAAGAAAGAAATCCTGTCTTGGAATCTCCGAACGGACAAATTTCTTTCGTTGATTCAAATGATGAAGAAGTCCAATCGTATACTGCAGCTCCGATCATTGCGAGTGGCGACCCGATTGGCGCCGTCCTGATTTTCTCTAAAGAAGGTACACTTGGTGAAGTGGAACAGAAATCGGTTGAAACAGCAGCAAGTTTCCTAGCAAGACAAATGGAACAGTAA